From Pelagibacterium flavum:
CCGGCATCGCGCAATGCCATCAGTCCCGAAATGGCGTGCAGGCTGGCTGACGCGTTCGAGCGCTTCAATCGCGATGATCATTTGCGCGTGCTCGTTTTGACCGGCGCGGGAGACAAGGCCTTTTGCGCGGGCGGCGACCTCGCCCTGACCCTGCCGCTGCTCACGGGCGCGCGACAGGCTGAAACAGAATGGGATCGCGCCATATTGGCGGATCGATCGATCATGGACCGGTCGGCCCTGCGCAAGGTCGAGATCGACAAACCGGTCATCTGCGCCGTTAACGGCGCCTGCATGGCCGGCGGCATGGAGACCATGATTGCCACCGATCTCAGGATTGCGTCCGAGCGCGCAATCTTCGGGCTGCCCGAGGCCAAACGCGGGTTGATCCCGTTTGCCGGTTCCCTTGTTCGCCTCCCGCGTCAGATCCCGCAGGCCCTAGCGATGGAGCTTCTTCTGACCGGTGATCCGATGGATGCTCGCCGGGCCCTGGCGGTCGGCCTGATCAACAAGGTCGTGCCACAGGACCAGGTCCTGCCCTGTGCCATGCAGATGGCCGAAACGATCGCGGCGAATGGTCCGGTGGCAGTTCGGGAAATCAAGCGCACGGTGAGACGGGCTTTCGGTGCCAGTCTCGAAGACGGTTTCGGATATGAAGATGAAGCCTACGAGGTCGTCGTGCGCTCCCAGGACGCGCGCGAAGGGCCACAAGCCTTCATGGAAAAGCGCAAGGCAAGGTTTGTCGGCAGATGAAAAAAGCAGGTTCTTTGCCGCTCGCGGGGCGGGTTGTCATGATCACCGGAGCCGGGCGCGGCATCGGCCGCGCGGCGGCGCTGGCCATGGCTGCAGCAGGCGCGGCCGTGCTGGTCAACGACGTCGATGCCGATGCCGCGCAGGCCGTTGTGCAAGCAATCGAGGCCCAGGATGGGCGCGCTGCGCCTTACATCGCCGCCATCGGTTCGGCCGATGCTGCCGATGCAGGCGTCGCCAGGGCCATAGAGGTCTTTGGCCGGCTCGACGTCATGGCCTGCAATGCGGGTATTCTCAGAGACCGGGTGCTCTGGAACACGACCGACGAAGACTTCGACGCGGTCATCGAAACACATTTGCGCGGCACGTTTACCTGCGCGCGAGCCGCCGCGCGCCATTTTCGGCAAGCAGGGCAGGGCGGGCGGCTGATCCTGGTCTCATCGATCGCCGGGCAACGGGGCAATTTCGGCCAAACCGCCTATAGCGCCGCCAAGGCGGGTATTGCGGGCATGGCGCGCACATGGGCGCTCGAGCTCAAGCGTTACGATGTCACGGTCAATGCGATCGTTCCCAATGCCTTGACCGCCATGACGCAGACAGTTCCGGCGTTGGCGCTCCTGGCAGAGATGCTGGAAAAGGGCGAGCCGGTCCCCCCCAAGTTTCGTGAAGAGTGGGGCATCGGAGGGCCGGACGATGTCGCGCCCGCCTTTGTGTACCTCGCCTCAGATCACTCGTTCCACGTCACCGGCCAATGTATCGGGATCGGGGGAGACAGGATGTCGATCTGGACGCACCCGAGAGAGGCAGACTACCGCCTCCGGTCGGGGGGCTGGACCGCCGACACTTTGGCCGAAGCGCTCGAGGGGTCGCTTGGTGAACAGTTTCAGGATGTCGGTATCGAATTCAACTAGCGCCCGGAGGAGGCGCGCAACGGGAGGACTAAAAATGAAACGACTGCTAATTGCATCAACCACCGTCCTGGTCGCCTGCATGGGTGTGCAGGCCCAGGAGGTCACCTTGCGTTTGTCGCATTGGCTGCCACCCCAGCACGCTGTCCCGCAGACCGGGATGACGGAGTGGACGCAATCGATCACCGAAGCGTCCAGTGGGGAGATCCAGTTCGAGATTTTCCCGGCCCAGCAGCTGGGCGCTGCTCCGGACCACTATGACATGACCCGCGACGGTATCGTGGACATCGGTTACGTAAATCCGGGATACACCGCCGGTCGCTTCCCGATCTATGAACTGACCGGCCTGCCATTCCTGTCCAGCACCGGCCCGGCCGCCGGCAAAGCCATCCATGAGTGGTACCAGGGCGACTACGCCGAGGCCGAGATGGGCGATGTCTATTTCTGTCTCGTCAATCCCCATGAGCCCGGCCGCTTCCATGGCAACATGCCCATTCGGGTGCCGGCCGATGTCAGTGGTCTCAATGTGCGGCCCGCGCACTCGACCATGGCGCGGTTCATCAATTCGCTTGGCGGGTCCTCGGTTCAGGTGCCCGCTCCGGAGGCGCGTGAAGCGATTGCCCGTGGTACGGCCGACGCGGTCACCATTCCCTATGAGGCGATGAAGGTGTTCAACCTCGCCGAGGTAACGAAATTCCACAACGACATGCCCCTCTACCTCTCCTCGCAGGTCATGCTGTTCAACCAGGGGAGCTACGATCGCCTGTCCGACAGCCAAAAGCAGATCATCGACGACCACTGCACGCCGGAATGGTCGCAGCGCTTCTCGGAAGGCTGGGCCATCTATGATGAAGGCGTTCGGCAGGAAATGATTGATAGCCCCGATCACGAGGTCTTCATGCCCTCCGATGATGAACTCGCGCTTTGGCGCGAAGCCGCCGAGGCGACTGTCGTCGGAGCGCTGGAGGCGGTGGACGCAGCCGGGTACGATTCCGAGGTCGTGTTCAACGGGCTCAAGGACGCCCTGGCGGCCAACGATAGCGCCTACTGATCTGCGGGTCAGAAAACCGCGGGAGGCTGCCTGTCGGCCTCCCGAACACCCGTCGCCAATGGATGTGAGGCATTGATGTCCCGCCAATCACTAGAGCGTTCGTCAGTGGCTTCGAGGGCCGTCGGCCTTGTCGAAAAGATCGCAGCGGTCATGCTCGGGCTTGTGACGCTTCTGATCTTTGTATCGGCCATTGGGCGCTACCTGTTTGCGCGGCCTGTGCCCGATGCGTTCGACCTCTCCCGCCTCACACTTGCGGTGGCGGTCATGTGGGGATTTGCCTCGGTCGCCTATCGGGGCAGCCATATCAAGGTCGATCTGCTCGCCCATGGACTGCCGCCGCGCGTGCGGAAATGGCTCGATATTGCAGCCTGGCTGGCCCTGCTTGTCTTTACCGGCGCCATGACCTGGAAGATCGGCGGGCGACTGATCTCGCAATGGCCGCGTGGCGAACTGACCATGGATCTGCGACTTCCGCACTGGCCCTTCCTCGCCGCAATTCTCGTGGGGCTGATCATGGCGCTCGCCATGACGGTTGGCCGGCTCTGGCGGATCCTGCGCCATGGCGAGGGGCTCGAAGCCCATGAATCCTACGATGGTCAGGACGAGGGGGCTGGTCATGGCTGAGGCCGATCTTGTGGCGCTGTCAGGGTTTGCGGCGCTCTTTGTTCTGATGCTCATCCGCGTTCCGATTGGCGTTGCCATGGGTCTTGTCGGCGTCGGAGGGTTCGGGCTCATTGCCGGTTGGGCGCCGGCCCTCAACCTGTTGGCGACCTCGCCCCTGCGCACGGTTACAGATTTCAACCTCACCCTGATCCCGTTTTTCATCCTGATGGGCGTGTTGGCCACACGATCGGGCATGAGCCGTGAGCTGTTCCGGGCGGCCAGCGCCGTCACCGGCTCGATGAAGGGCGGGCTGGGCATGGCCACGATCGGCGCCTGTGCGGGGTTTGCCGCCATTTGCGGCTCGTCAGTTGCGACAGCGGCAACCATGACCAACATCGCCTATCCGGAAATGAAGCGGGCAGGCTACGGCGATGATGTTGCCACCGGGATCATCGCGGCCGGCGGCACCCTGGGCATTCTGATTCCGCCGTCCGTGGTGCTTGCGATCTACGGGTACATCACCGAGCAGGATATCGGCGCGCTTTTCATCGCCGGCATCGTCCCGGGGCTTCTCGCCGTCATCATGTATCTGGTGACCGTACGCTTGTGGTACGGGCGGCACTTGCCCAAGGGAAGCGCCTTTTCGTGGCGCGAAGCCCTGGCCGCGATGCGCGACGTATGGGCGATAGCGCTGTTGTTTGTTGCCGTCATCGTCTCGATCTATCTCGGCGTGGTCACCGCCACCGAAGCGGCAGCGGTAGGCGCGGTGCTCACCGGTCTGATCGGGTTCGTGAGGCGCCGCCTGGATATGCGCTCGTTGATGGAGAGCCTTGTCGAGGCGCTCAGGACCTCCGTCGCTGTTTACACAATTCTTATCGGGGCGATCATCTTCGGATATTTCCTGGCGGTCACCCAGGTGCCTCAAAAACTCACTCAGACCCTGGTTGATCTCGGTTTGGGAGCCTATGGCACACTTGGGTTCATTCTTGCCCTGTTCGTCGTGATGGGATGTTTCCTCGACGCCATGGCGATGATCATCCTCATGGTGCCAATCGTTTATCCCGTCATTATCGCCCTCGGCTTCGACCCGATCTGGTTCGGTGTGATTGTTGTCATGACCGTCGAGTTGGGCATGATCACGCCGCCCGTCGGGATGAACGTCTTCGTGATCAAATCGATTGCGCGTCAGGTCGGCCTGGTCCAGATATTCAAGGGTGTCCTTCCCTTTGTGGTCACCGACGTCCTTCGGCTGGTGCTCCTGGTTGCATTCCCGGCGATCGTCCTGTTTCTGCCCCAAACGATGGGATGAAGAGTGTGCCCGTTTGACGACTTCACGCGCTCTCGGCTCTGCCCTTGCGACACAACGGCCATGAGCAGGATAACGCGCCGGGCCGCGCGGAGGCGATGGGAAGCCGGCGGGCGATCTGACACAGACTTTCCTGTGCAGCTCTAGTGTGCACTTGCTGCCGGATAGCCGATGCAGATCAGAACAAGGGGCATGAGTGGGCTGGGCAGTCCGAGTATGTCGGCGCATGCTTCATCGTCGAAACCTCCCACCCAGACGCACCCAAGCCCCTCCGCCACGGCTTGAAGATGAAGGTTCTGGGCTGCGGCTCCGGCCTCCAGATACACATACCGCGTACCGCGGCTTCCGAACGGCCTCTGGTCGGCGAACGCACGGCTTGGAGCGACCATGTCCGCGCAGACCGCGACGATGCATGCCGCTTGGGTGATCCAGGACGGGGCATCAATACAAGCGTGTCTTAGCCTGTCGCGGAGATCATCTCGTGCATCGATGTGTCTAAGGTCCAGATCGCTCGAGTCAAGCTGATAGAGGCTCTGGGACAAGCCCTCTACGCGGTTTGGAAGGCAAAAAAGTTCAAGGGGATGGAGCGCATGGGCCGAAGGGGCCGTCCGCTTGCCGTCTGAAGATGTGATGCCTTGCGCTGCCCAAGCCAGCCGCTTCAAGGCCTCGAGAGGAATTTGCTCGTCGCTGAAGTCCCGAACGGTGCGGCGGCGGGCGAGGGCATCATTGATGGTAAGGTCGGTCATCGGTCCGTATAATGACGATCGCACTGCCAGACACAACCCCTGGCTGCAACATCGGTGAGAATGGGCCAAAGCGCACATTCAAACGGCGGCTGCGGGCATAAGGGGTCATCTCCCGCGTCGGGGTGGTCGGGCTTCCATGGGCAGAACGAGGCCCCACGGCGTTTGCTGTTCGGCGCCGACAATCTGAAATCCGAGCTTTTGATAGACCGCGATGGCCCTTGTGTTTAGCGGATGCGGATCGACGGCGATTATGGGAACGCCGGCGGCAAAGAGGTAATCCATCCTTTGTCCGATAAAGCCTGTGCCGTGACCGAGACCGATCATCGCCGGATCACCGATATACTGGTCTATCCCGCGCGACCGCGGAGGAAGGTGTCCGAAATGATGCCCTGGCCATCCATGAACCGAATAGTCCTGCATATATGCGAACGGGTTTCCATCCAGTTCGACAATCCATCTTGAAACGCGGGTGTCGCGCAACTGCTCCTCGTCGAAAGGCTCGTCGTTGCCCCACCATGCGCGGACGTGTGAAAAGCCCTGCCAGGTTACGAGCAGGGGCAAGTCGCTCATTGCCGCGGGTCGAAAACGATAATTGGCCAATGTCATGGGTTCACTTTACCAGGAGGTGTGACTTAGGTCAGCTTTGGCGCAAAGCAGGGCATTTGGGAGAGAAATGGATGAACCTTCTCGCGATTTCGGGCAGTGGCCGAAAAGCATCCACAAACACGGCGATGCTGCGGGCGGTGTCGGCGATTGCGCGACCGGGCCATGAGGTCACGGTGTTTGATGCGATTGCCGATCTGCCGGTCTTTTCGCCCGATCTCGAATCCGGCTCCCTGCCGGAGCCGGTTGAAAACTTTGCCGCCCTTGTGGCCCGCAGCGACGGGGTGATCATATCCAGTCCTGAATATGTCAGAGCAATTCCGGGCGGTCTGAAGAATGCCATCGACTGGCTGGTGTCGCGCGATGAGATCATCGACAAACCCATTGCTCTCATGCACGCCTCGCACCGTGGAGACGATATGCTGGGCCAGATCCGCACGGTTTTGTCGACTGTGAGCACACGTTTTTCCCAAGATCTGTTCGTGCGCTTCCAGCTCATGAAAAAGTCGCCCGAGGAGATCGCCGCCCATTTCGAACAGCCCGACAACCGCCAGGTGGTCGCCGCGTTTGTAGAGAGTTTCGCTCGATATTGCGGGCGCTAAAAAGTTCGAAGAAGACTTTCGACCGCCAGCAAAACAATGCCAGTTCTTGACAAAGCTAATATCATTAGGTTTTAACCTGATTGGATTAGCTTTGAGGTTGAACATGCCCCGAGCAGGGTTGAACAAGGACGTTCTGGTGCAGGCGGCGGCGGAGATGGCCGACGAGATTGGGTTTGGCAATCTCACGCTGGCCGCTCTGGCACGCCGGTTCGATGTCAAGCTGGCGAGCCTTTATTCGCACCTGGAAAACTCGGATGACCTCAAGGTGCGCGTGGCGCTGTTCGGGCTCGACCTGCTTGCAGATCGCGCCGAAGAGGCCGTGGCCGGCCGGGCGGGCAAGGACGCGCTGGTGGCGGTGGCCAATGTGCACCGCGATTTCGCCCACCATCATCCCGGCCTTTTCGAGGCGGCGCGCCATCGGCTGGACCAAAGCGCGGCCAGAGAGAGCGGCGGAGCGCGCGTTTCGCGTATCACCCGCAACCTCCTGCGCGGCTACGGGCTGAGCGAAACCGATCAGGTTCATGCGGTCCGCCTGCTGGGCAGTGTCTTTCTGGGGTATCCGATGCTCGAACTGGCCGGCAGTTTTGCTCACAGCGATCCCGACGCCCGGCTTTCCTGGCAGTACGCGCTCGATGCGCTCGATGCCGCCTTGCGAAGCTGGTCCAGAGCCTGAATGCGACGAACTTCCCTCAATTGCGAAGACCGAGAATGACCAAAGACCTGATTACAACGCCGCATTCGGATGTGTTCATCCGAGGGGCCATCGAGATTGAGCGCACCTCGGCGGGACTGTTGCCGCACCGTCTTCTGCAATGGGCGCGGGCCCAGTGCGCCGATGGACAGATCCTGATGGTGGAAGCCCAACCCTCGGGCGTGCGGCTTGTCTTTCGCACGACGGCGAGCATAATCGAACTCGACACGCTGCCCACCAAACGGGTTTATGTGGGCCTGCCGGCACGGCCCGACGGGGTGTACGATCTGGTCATCGATGGAAAGCTGGATCGTCAGGGGAGCGTTTCAGGCGGCAGGATCCTCAGGATCGATCCGGCCACCGGGGCCGCCAACCTGGAACAGGGCGGGCCGGGAACGCTGAGATTTTCGGGCCTTCCTGTGCGGGAAAAGATCGTGGAAATCTGGCTTCCCCATGACGAGACGACCGAGCTGGTTGGTCTAAGGACCGACGCGCCGGTCGAACCGGTGACAGATTTGAACCGCCCCGTCTGGCTGCATCATGGCAGTTCGATCAGTCAGGGATCCAACGCGGGGACGCCGACAGGAATATGGCCGGCGGTTGCGGCGCTGAGGGCCAAGGTGGATCTTGTGAATCTGGGCTTTGGCGGCGGTGCGCTGCTCGATCCGTTTACGGCGCGCACCATGCGGGACACGCCGGCCGACTTCATCAGCCTCAAGATCGGCATCAATATCGTCAATGCCGACCTCATGCGCCTGCGTGCCTTCGGGCCGGCGGTGCATGGGTTTCTCGATACGATCCGCGAAGGGCACAAGCATACCCCGCTGGTTGTTGTGTCTCCGATCTATTGCCCCATTCACGAGACAACGCCGGGGCCGGGGGCCTTTGACATGGAGGCGCTCGGTGAGGGCAGGGTGGCGTTTGTCGCTCGAGGCAATTGCGATGAGGTGGCGCAGGGCAAGCTCACGCTGTCGGTCATTCGCGAGCAGCTTGAAGCAATTGTTGCCCGGCGGGCGGCATCCGATCCCAATATCGTCTATCTCGATGGCAGGATGCTTTATGGCGAGGCCGACACCAAGATTTTGCCGTTGCCCGATGCGCTCCATCCCGATGGCGATACGCACAAAATGATGGGTGAGCGTTTTGCCGATGCCATGTTCTCTGAAGGCGGCATCTGGCGCGGTCAATTGAAATAGGCGCCCGATTTCAGACCGACAGGCGGTTATCTGGATGGTATCAAGGTTGCATGCTGTTTGATCTTCCAGACCATGAAACACTTTACCGGGCGCTGATTGAGCGCGATGCGCGGTTTGACGGGCAAGCTTTTGTCTGTGTGTCTTCGACCGGGATTTTCTGCCGGCTGACCTGTCCGGCGCGCAAGCCGTTATCGGAGAACTGCATTTTCCGGGCGAGCATCGGGGAATGTATCGAAGCGGGGTTTCGGCCCTGCAAGCGCTGCCACCCGATGCAGGCGGCAGCGGCGGACGATCCTGTGGTCAAGGGGCTGCTCGAAGCGCTCGATGGGCGGCCCGAGAGGCGCTGGACGGAGCGTCATGTTGTGGAGATGGGCTATGACCTTTCCACGGTGCGGCGCAGTTTCAAGCGGCATTTCGGCATGACGTTTCTCGAGATCGCCCGCCAGCGCAGGCTGCGCGAAGGGTTCGAGACGCTGGCCGAAGGCGGCAAGGTGGTGACGGCGCAGCACGAGGCCGGGTTTGATTCCCCCAGCGCGTTCCGCGCCGCCTTTGCCCGTATCCTTGGCTGCGCGCCGGGGGATCTGAGCCGGGACGGGCTGTTGCGGGCAAGCTGGATTGCGACCCCGCTGGGCGACATGATCGCGGTCGCGAGTTCGACCCATCTCCATCTTCTCGAATTTATCGACAGAAAGGCGTTGCCGGGAGAGCTCAAGCGACTGAGGGCAGCGGCCAAAGGGAGCATCGGGCTGGGCCGGACCGGGCCGATCGAGCAGGTGGCGGCCGAGCTGGGCGATTTTTTCGCGGGGCGCTCGGCGCGGTTCGAAACGCCGCTTCATCAGGAGGGCAGCGCGTTTACCCGGAAGGTGTGGGCGGCGTTGCGCGCCATACCGGCCGGGCAGACGCGGAGCTATGGGCAGATCGCCGAGGCAATCGGGCGGCCCTCGGCGGTGCGGGCGGTTGCGCGGGCCAATGGAGCCAATACCATTGCCCTGGTCGTGCCATGCCATCGGGTGATCGGGGCGGACGGGGCGCTGACCGGCTATGGCGGCGGGTTGTGGCGCAAGCAGCGGCTGCTCGAGATCGAGCGCCAGTACCGGGCGGAGCGGCGGGACGCCGAGAGGGAATCTGGGGCTAAAGCCCCACACCTATCGGTTTGAAGAGCATCCAGAGCGCCATGGCGACCATCATGAGATTCTCGGTGAGTGAAACAAAGCCCAGAGGCACGTTGCTGTCGCCACCGACGCAGGCGCATTTGAGCTCACGCTTGTCGACATAGACGGCCTTGAACACAGAGACCGCGCCGATGGTGCCGATGAACAGGGCGAGAGGAATGGAGAGCCACATGAGAGCGCCGGAAATCATCAGTATGCCGGCCAGACCCTCGGCGAAGGGATAGACCTTGCCATAGGGCACCCAGCGCTGGGCCAGCAAGTCGTAATTGAGGAACATTGTGGCAAAGCCATCGACATCGCGCAGCTTCTGAAGGGCCAGAAGACACATGGAAAAGGCGATGAACCATTCGGCGGCCTGGACGGTGACAAGGGAGCCGAACGCGGCCCAACTGGTGGCAAGGGCCATCAGCGCGGCCATGGCGAACAGCGCGATCACCGGGGTGTAGGTGGGCGCGTCCTTGTCCTTTGGCGCCTTGCCGAAGAATTCCTCAAGCTCTTCATAGCCGCCGATCCGCTGGTCGTTGATGAAGGCCTGGGGCGTGGTTTCAACGTTATGCTCGGACTTGAAGGCGTCGGTCTGCTCGCGTGAGGTCAGGCGGTGATCTTCGACCTCAAAGCCGTTGCGCTTGAGCAGGTCGAGGGATTTCAGACCCCACGGGCAGGTGTGCTCGGTGGTGTCCATGCGGTAGAGCTGGGCGGTTTTCGAGGTCATCTGAAAAACTTTCCTGCGGCTCAATGGCTGCGTTCGGCCAGCCATTGCCGCATTTTTTCGATTTCCGCTTCCTGTGCGGCAATCACCTGGATGGCCAAAGCGCGACCCCGC
This genomic window contains:
- a CDS encoding enoyl-CoA hydratase/isomerase family protein — protein: MSVSQQEPHLLEEQLGHILLLTLNRPASRNAISPEMACRLADAFERFNRDDHLRVLVLTGAGDKAFCAGGDLALTLPLLTGARQAETEWDRAILADRSIMDRSALRKVEIDKPVICAVNGACMAGGMETMIATDLRIASERAIFGLPEAKRGLIPFAGSLVRLPRQIPQALAMELLLTGDPMDARRALAVGLINKVVPQDQVLPCAMQMAETIAANGPVAVREIKRTVRRAFGASLEDGFGYEDEAYEVVVRSQDAREGPQAFMEKRKARFVGR
- a CDS encoding SDR family oxidoreductase, with product MITGAGRGIGRAAALAMAAAGAAVLVNDVDADAAQAVVQAIEAQDGRAAPYIAAIGSADAADAGVARAIEVFGRLDVMACNAGILRDRVLWNTTDEDFDAVIETHLRGTFTCARAAARHFRQAGQGGRLILVSSIAGQRGNFGQTAYSAAKAGIAGMARTWALELKRYDVTVNAIVPNALTAMTQTVPALALLAEMLEKGEPVPPKFREEWGIGGPDDVAPAFVYLASDHSFHVTGQCIGIGGDRMSIWTHPREADYRLRSGGWTADTLAEALEGSLGEQFQDVGIEFN
- a CDS encoding TRAP transporter substrate-binding protein, producing MKRLLIASTTVLVACMGVQAQEVTLRLSHWLPPQHAVPQTGMTEWTQSITEASSGEIQFEIFPAQQLGAAPDHYDMTRDGIVDIGYVNPGYTAGRFPIYELTGLPFLSSTGPAAGKAIHEWYQGDYAEAEMGDVYFCLVNPHEPGRFHGNMPIRVPADVSGLNVRPAHSTMARFINSLGGSSVQVPAPEAREAIARGTADAVTIPYEAMKVFNLAEVTKFHNDMPLYLSSQVMLFNQGSYDRLSDSQKQIIDDHCTPEWSQRFSEGWAIYDEGVRQEMIDSPDHEVFMPSDDELALWREAAEATVVGALEAVDAAGYDSEVVFNGLKDALAANDSAY
- a CDS encoding TRAP transporter small permease, which translates into the protein MASRAVGLVEKIAAVMLGLVTLLIFVSAIGRYLFARPVPDAFDLSRLTLAVAVMWGFASVAYRGSHIKVDLLAHGLPPRVRKWLDIAAWLALLVFTGAMTWKIGGRLISQWPRGELTMDLRLPHWPFLAAILVGLIMALAMTVGRLWRILRHGEGLEAHESYDGQDEGAGHG
- a CDS encoding TRAP transporter large permease, whose protein sequence is MAEADLVALSGFAALFVLMLIRVPIGVAMGLVGVGGFGLIAGWAPALNLLATSPLRTVTDFNLTLIPFFILMGVLATRSGMSRELFRAASAVTGSMKGGLGMATIGACAGFAAICGSSVATAATMTNIAYPEMKRAGYGDDVATGIIAAGGTLGILIPPSVVLAIYGYITEQDIGALFIAGIVPGLLAVIMYLVTVRLWYGRHLPKGSAFSWREALAAMRDVWAIALLFVAVIVSIYLGVVTATEAAAVGAVLTGLIGFVRRRLDMRSLMESLVEALRTSVAVYTILIGAIIFGYFLAVTQVPQKLTQTLVDLGLGAYGTLGFILALFVVMGCFLDAMAMIILMVPIVYPVIIALGFDPIWFGVIVVMTVELGMITPPVGMNVFVIKSIARQVGLVQIFKGVLPFVVTDVLRLVLLVAFPAIVLFLPQTMG
- a CDS encoding nitroreductase family protein; the encoded protein is MTDLTINDALARRRTVRDFSDEQIPLEALKRLAWAAQGITSSDGKRTAPSAHALHPLELFCLPNRVEGLSQSLYQLDSSDLDLRHIDARDDLRDRLRHACIDAPSWITQAACIVAVCADMVAPSRAFADQRPFGSRGTRYVYLEAGAAAQNLHLQAVAEGLGCVWVGGFDDEACADILGLPSPLMPLVLICIGYPAASAH
- a CDS encoding GNAT family N-acetyltransferase, which produces MSDLPLLVTWQGFSHVRAWWGNDEPFDEEQLRDTRVSRWIVELDGNPFAYMQDYSVHGWPGHHFGHLPPRSRGIDQYIGDPAMIGLGHGTGFIGQRMDYLFAAGVPIIAVDPHPLNTRAIAVYQKLGFQIVGAEQQTPWGLVLPMEARPPRRGR
- a CDS encoding NADPH-dependent FMN reductase — translated: MNLLAISGSGRKASTNTAMLRAVSAIARPGHEVTVFDAIADLPVFSPDLESGSLPEPVENFAALVARSDGVIISSPEYVRAIPGGLKNAIDWLVSRDEIIDKPIALMHASHRGDDMLGQIRTVLSTVSTRFSQDLFVRFQLMKKSPEEIAAHFEQPDNRQVVAAFVESFARYCGR
- a CDS encoding TetR/AcrR family transcriptional regulator, giving the protein MPRAGLNKDVLVQAAAEMADEIGFGNLTLAALARRFDVKLASLYSHLENSDDLKVRVALFGLDLLADRAEEAVAGRAGKDALVAVANVHRDFAHHHPGLFEAARHRLDQSAARESGGARVSRITRNLLRGYGLSETDQVHAVRLLGSVFLGYPMLELAGSFAHSDPDARLSWQYALDALDAALRSWSRA
- a CDS encoding SGNH/GDSL hydrolase family protein, which translates into the protein MTKDLITTPHSDVFIRGAIEIERTSAGLLPHRLLQWARAQCADGQILMVEAQPSGVRLVFRTTASIIELDTLPTKRVYVGLPARPDGVYDLVIDGKLDRQGSVSGGRILRIDPATGAANLEQGGPGTLRFSGLPVREKIVEIWLPHDETTELVGLRTDAPVEPVTDLNRPVWLHHGSSISQGSNAGTPTGIWPAVAALRAKVDLVNLGFGGGALLDPFTARTMRDTPADFISLKIGINIVNADLMRLRAFGPAVHGFLDTIREGHKHTPLVVVSPIYCPIHETTPGPGAFDMEALGEGRVAFVARGNCDEVAQGKLTLSVIREQLEAIVARRAASDPNIVYLDGRMLYGEADTKILPLPDALHPDGDTHKMMGERFADAMFSEGGIWRGQLK
- a CDS encoding bifunctional transcriptional activator/DNA repair enzyme AdaA, with protein sequence MLFDLPDHETLYRALIERDARFDGQAFVCVSSTGIFCRLTCPARKPLSENCIFRASIGECIEAGFRPCKRCHPMQAAAADDPVVKGLLEALDGRPERRWTERHVVEMGYDLSTVRRSFKRHFGMTFLEIARQRRLREGFETLAEGGKVVTAQHEAGFDSPSAFRAAFARILGCAPGDLSRDGLLRASWIATPLGDMIAVASSTHLHLLEFIDRKALPGELKRLRAAAKGSIGLGRTGPIEQVAAELGDFFAGRSARFETPLHQEGSAFTRKVWAALRAIPAGQTRSYGQIAEAIGRPSAVRAVARANGANTIALVVPCHRVIGADGALTGYGGGLWRKQRLLEIERQYRAERRDAERESGAKAPHLSV
- a CDS encoding glutaredoxin family protein translates to MTSKTAQLYRMDTTEHTCPWGLKSLDLLKRNGFEVEDHRLTSREQTDAFKSEHNVETTPQAFINDQRIGGYEELEEFFGKAPKDKDAPTYTPVIALFAMAALMALATSWAAFGSLVTVQAAEWFIAFSMCLLALQKLRDVDGFATMFLNYDLLAQRWVPYGKVYPFAEGLAGILMISGALMWLSIPLALFIGTIGAVSVFKAVYVDKRELKCACVGGDSNVPLGFVSLTENLMMVAMALWMLFKPIGVGL